The Brassica napus cultivar Da-Ae chromosome C1, Da-Ae, whole genome shotgun sequence DNA segment ATTGGGTTGTTTCAACTTTCTCTTCCTATCCACAATTCACTATTCTTCTTTAGTACTCATGTTCATCTCTGATGTTTTTTAACTTCCAGGGTTGCTGCTCATTGGACACCAAACTCCGGAGACAAGACTGTACTTCAATACGACGATGTTATGAAAGTGGATTTTGCAACACATATCGATGGTATGACTGCAAATTTTAGTTTCGTTTCTCCTCTGTACAAAAGTCAGATTGAAACTAACATCTCTTGGATTTTTGCAGGGGACATCTCTCTGTATGTGggctatatattatattctcaTACTGcgccttttgtttttttctgtttgatttaGTGATTAGTGGTGGGAACTATTTTCTAAGGTATCATTGCAGTTTTCTAAAATCTGCTAGCCATATTTATCTTATGAGAGTTGGTAAATTTAGACATTAACAATTACTGGCAggagttgttcaaaaaaaaaattactggcAGATATACACTGAGTAGAGTCATAATTTTTGTCATGTACACTCTCTTTTGTTCGAGGTAAGATATTTTTTCTTAGAGGAGCTGATGACATATACTATGTCATTTTTGGGGTCTTTGCTAATAATTTTGAGTGCCTGTTTTAGTgggtaatgttttttttttagaaatggcTTTCAGTTCACCCAAAGCTCATGGAAGAACCTTTAGATGTTGCTGAATGATGATTCATATAATTCACCGGTGGGTCTAGACAGAAACGGAATTGTCCTTCTGCTATGGGAGAATGGTACTTTATGTGGCTCCATAAGCCCTGACGAATTATTTTCTTATGTGTCCCTTTTCTCTAAAGAGCATCCCAGTTAAAGGCTTCTCTGATCCAGCTCCAATAAAAGCTCTCAGTTACACACAATGTGTGCGCCCTAAGAAGTAAGGAAGTTGCGGTAGTTGTGTTTTGGAGTTTAAGCTAATTCTTTTATTTACTTGGATATCAGATTTTCAAAACTTTTGTTCAcaatataatttcttttttgttatatcaatttccaaaaataatGGCTATAGCTAAATATATCTTCTCAAAGTAACACATATATCGGGAAGAAACTATCCAAATACAATTATGAAGCTTCTAACTTAATTTGACACAAATAAATCAATATCaaggtttataaataatttaactgatcaaaaattatttaacgaTTTACTTAAAATatgttacaataaaaatatgtacttaaaattgtatataatatatttaattagccAAACTCttaagtaaaattttatttattgaacaATATCTTCTGAAAATTTTTGTcagataaatttatatataatatatccgAACTACATAAACTTATTGGATCTATAAACATATGAGCAATATCTTATAAAAATATGAGCAATATCttataaacatttttcatatatattaacgATAAATTTATGTATACTATATCAAGCtatgttaatttatatcacaaaataaaGTTCAACAAGACATAACAATAAACAAccttaaattatatattatattattttagacgTTTAATCATtggcaattttcataaatagaccattttcaagttttagtcacaaaaatagaccacaaggagaaatatcaaaatatttcatttaataggtaaaatgacactaataccctagatatataataataaaaaaataaataaataaataaaaaaataaaataaaataataataatttttttatagttttagattatatgttttcaaattcgatcttttttataattttttttgaattttttttttgaattttgttttttttttttcaaaatttctttttgtaattcgaaaatacttcttaaaactattttaaaatttttatcttcaaaattttaatatatattttctattttataaaatcttaaaccACAAATCCAAATCCccacccttaactctaaactctaaggtttgaattagttaaccctaggggtataaatatatatttacgttTTTAATGatacattttggtcattttgattcttagagtctatatttgtgatataaacttttttagtgctatcctagaAAATTTCCCtttaatcattatataaaattattttgtaagaaATTTGTAATATATGATCCGCGAGTTATGTGTTGAACACAATTGACTACTAATTTTTTAAGaagctatatttttaaaaacaatatttactACGAACATAGTATAATAAATATtgggaacaaaaaaaattattatattttcaaaaatgtagtagtctgtaaataaatatataaattttcaaaatataataattctcaaaatattaaaaattctaacataAATAAGTGaaatttaatgatatatttaGTTGAAAACAATCTAAGAAATAAGTGAAATTTAATGACATATTTAGTTGAAACCAAACTAAatgtttgtaaataatttattaaaatttcttGAGAATTTAtggttataatgttttttttattcatttaccAGCCTTAGGCGGGTTTTACTTTAATATCATTTTCAATcaataatagttttaaatacttcaaaattaataaaaattcatagaaaatagtttttattataacttcCCGTCCATAGGGCGGGCCTACCTTAGTTTTCTATAAGATTCTTTAACattaacaaatattaatatatatttgcttTGTGAAGAATACATAAAGTAACGCATCTGCTTTTCTTCTCCTTTAATAACTAAGCGGTGGATGATGTCTTTAAttattatagaaatataatgatttgataatCATGGGAATGGTTATAATCTTCATGGTCGTTTCTTCTGTCGAGCGAGAGTTCTCTTAAGTCCCGAGCTCTCGTCCTCGGGATGTCTTTACGGAGACGTGTTCTATTCGTGGTCTCGATACGAGGTTTCATCCATCTTGCTCCGTCGATCCCGGGACGTAGAGAATCATGTCCCTTGTCTCTTGTTAGACGTGATCTGATGTGGAAGGAATGTGTTTCAAGTCATTGTTTTCTCCTCCGTCACACCTCGGTTGAGCTATCTTCATCTAAGGAGATCTCTCGTATTCGTCGTATGTGAGCTATCTCCCTCGAGGCCATGTGTTGGTATCTTTATGGATATGTTTATTTGGTGAGAATATGTGATTGTAGTTTCAGCCTCTGAGTTCGGATCCCCCGATGAGAGTGATGCTTTTGTCCTTTTATAGGTAAAGCTCACCTCCCTTTCATTCGGTGTGTTGTTGCACGTGACGGGTGAGTCAACACCGAACTCCTCATTTCTAGGGCGTGAAGATAGTGAACATATATTTGGTGGAGATATGATTTTGATTTAGTCAAAATCTTGATTGCCTTTTATTGGTTTAGAAGTCGAAATGGTCTGATCGTGAGACCATTTATGCTAAACCGAACATGTTCTACATCAATGACATATAACTTAAACTTGTGGCGGGAAGGATTTGGTGACAAATCGTGTTCCAACAATAATGTGTAAGATCAGATGCGCAGAGTAAGTTGTAATAATATGTCTAACGGGGGGAGAGAAGTATCAGATCCATACCAAGAAACAGTATAACCTAATAGACTCAATAATATCTTCTTTTGAACATTATCAATTATATCTTTTCATTCGCTAtatgattgaaaaaaaaaaacaaggaatGTATTCGATCTATatacaaattaattattttttatatatacgtTTTTTTGTTGGGTCGACCACTTATTTCCCCGCGATAAGTATTGTATAGTGCTATATGTCTCCGAAACTATTGCCTCTATTTATTTGTCTCCGAGAATAAATTTCTATTCCTATTTCCTCCCAAATATATAGTTCGAAACCTATTTCTCTCCAATCATCGAATTAGATGGTTTAATATCAGTTTACTATTTCaacctaaaccataaaccactTAAAGTTGATAGTTAACCAGCTAAGATCCAATTAAGTTGAAATAGTAAACCGATATTAAACCATCTAATTCGATGATTGTGAAGAAATAAGCTTCGAACTATATATTCGGGGGAGAAATAGGAATTGAACTTTATTTTCGGGGACAAATAGATAGAGACAATAGTTTCGTAGACATATATCACTATACAATAGTTTTCGTAGGGAAGTAAACGGTGGACCCTTTTTTGTTTAAGATTCATTTGTACGTATTCTCCAATGATACTGATCCTGCAGAAGTCAAATAATTATCCTAAATTTTAATGGAACTTCGTGGGAAGCGGGAATGCAAAGATAAGAGGAACATGCCACAACGCTATGTAACCACATTATTCTAATTAATTTGTTGGATTATACTTGTACATGAAAATAGCACAGCTGCAGAGGTGTTGAGAAAGTCAAGTGTGTTAGTTCGAGGAAAGTTTCACAAAATGGCAAACAAAGTATTAATACGGTTCGcgttataaatatttgattggaaggaacaaaatttagaaatgaTTGAGGAGCAACGGAAGACGACACCAGAGGCAGAAGATGGATAATAGAGATATTTATTACTTACTAGTTAGTGTTTACTATTTCTAAATGGATATATATCGAGGATACTTTGAACCACATGGTCTGTCTCTTAAACTCTCTTATCTTATCTCCTTCGTATATAGTAAACATTTTTGAAGGTCACGCcaattctttttctttcttttttgaaaaagtatgCCAATTCTTCTTTTTCCGTTCAATATACTATTATCTTTTTGTTCTGTAAGTTTTATAAACCGCAATGCACATATACAAAATACTACATGAACGGATAGAAGGATCGaatgaaactatttataaagaaaaaaacaaattccacACTTTTTGTTTAACTCAAATTCCACACTCAGTATTGTTTTTATAAACTATttagtaaatttatattataaaataactatttaacAAAATATGCTATGAAAAAGTTAGAAATCGAAAAGGACTATATATTTGGATTTAACGTGTGTGACAAAAAATTCATGAATAAAGTTAGAAATCGAGAAGGACTATATATTTGGATTTAACTCCTATAGATGATTCTTGTCAGCGCTCAGATTGGAAAACATTAAGAAGCAGACTACCTTTCTCGTCTCTTGGGAAAGATTGATTCTGCCTTGTTCTGGTGTGAGTATGGCTCTTGTACCAGTCCTCTTTGGCTACTGTTcatcaaatctatgtgtttcaAAGACTCTGAGCACTACAACCGAACTATTCCGCCGATGAACGTCACCTTCGATGACCAACTGACTCATCGCTGCTCATTGCAAACACCGCTTATATCTACATATTCCGACCACAACGACCAACGGTTCAGCTTTGACTCCGGCAAATTTTTATGGTTCCATCACGGTAATGCTGGAATCGACAGGTTTTGCTGGGAATTATGTTTCTTAGGAAATTGGAGTCAAGCCCATCTTACTGTCTGCTGGTGTGGAGGAGTCAGGTTCGTTAATGTCTGGTTCATTTCAGGGGGTGACTCTTCTCACCCATCTCGCTACCACTATCCAAGCCCAGCAGCTGGAATTTCCATCAAGTGAAAGCTTACATTCTAGGCAGAGCTGGATTATCTCATATTGTTACTGTAGTCAATGGGGTTTGTTCACTGATGTCAAGCAAATTTTGTCATCAACCGGTATCTCCGACAAGTACAAATGTGTATGCTCGTCTCATTCAAAGCTCAGCTCGGAGTCATTCGGTGCTAGAAGATAGCAGTCTCGTAGCCTTAATAAAAAAGGCTACTCAAACCTCCTCATGTCGGGGCCATGAAAGATCGTTAtccctcttctttctcttttcagGAGTGAACCCTGAACCCTTCCACCAAAATTCCTCAGAGGTACTCTTTTCTTGGCTACAAAGCCAATGAATATCATTGCTTTCCTAACTGCTTGTTATCTTGTGTAATGGTTCGTTTGGGACCGGAGGATACAACGAAACTCATTCCAATGAGTCTCGAGGTTCTGGAGCATTCAACGTCACAAAATACAGTGACTATGATTTATGAATCTGGTGTTACCATGAATCTCCTACCGACGCATTTGAGCGGTGTCTCATTTTCGCTGTCAATCTCTTTGGAGAATCTATCTGTTTTAACTtatgttgttttcaaatttcattATTGTAATCAAAGAGGATGGATAATTTCTTCTAACTCTTATATGGTTGAAGCTTAAGATAATGAAACCAAaggttgcacaaaaaaaaaagggatggAAGCCGAAAATAATACAGGACAGATTATTGAATtaccaaaagaaaaagtaaacaGAAATAGTTAGGGGGAGACTTAAAGGTCAGTAGGTCACATGTGATGTGATTTGATGGCATCAATTTATCTGTGCACATGCAGTGCCTCTAACTCTTTTCTATATTCCTTTTCTTTgtagcttcttttttttgctaaaatactTTGTTGTTGCTTCTTGTAATTTGATTCTTTAATATCCACACGGCTTTAGTTTTAGAATTATGTTCCAATTGGTAAAATGTGTACATATTATTACCCTTAGTTACAATCACTTTTCAACTCTCTATATATCTCCCATGTTATCTATATAGGTAGACAATCACTTGCTCTTCTCTATTCCATATATCATCATCATTTAAACACAACACTGCTCTCTCCTTACTACATCTCTTCTTTCATCCACCACCTTATAACTTAAGAGTTGATATAGAGAACATGAGCAGAACGGAGACAGTGGGCTTGACCAGAAGAGGAATGTTGCAGTCAAGTAGTTGCAATCGCCTTGTGAACTGTTCTGAGTCCTTCAAGAGGGACAGTGTGATTAGCAACGGTGGTTCAGCTAAAGTGAGAGGAAGCTTGGAGTGCAAGAAATCAAAGAGTTTTAAGGAAGGAGAAAGCTATCCTTCTTGTCTCATAACGGAGGCTCCTGGGAGTATAGCCGCCGTGAGGAGGGAGGAAGTGGCTGCACAACAAGCCCTAAGGAAACTGAAGATCGCTCATTACGGCAGATCCAAGTCAACCCTATCTAATTTCAACTCCTCCAAAGTTGTCCCTCTTAttaaccctcaacctcattccCAGAGATGCAGCTTCCTCACCCCTACTTCTGGTATATACTCCTTtcattatattcttttttttctttcatataagtttgttcttttttataaattgcaATATGCTAGTCTCACTTCAATCTTCTGATTTTTATGTCATTTTCAGATCCTGTTTACGTTGCCTACCATGATGAAGAATGGGGAGTCCCTGTCCATGATGACAAGTGCGTTACATAATGGTGTTTTTATTGCAATTCATTACTATCACTTATTAGTTATTACCACCAAAATTCTATAGTTGCAAAAATCCCACTTATTTTAGGTTAAAAGTCtcctaaaatctaaaaagtAGGATTGACTCCTAAATGATCTGGTAACCTACTAAACTCTTAAACCTATAttctttaatatatttgaaGCTAAAAGTGATTAgagttttattttctctttatcttctatatcattatattttattaatttcatctTTGTCAAACAAGAAACTAATTATCTTAATTCCAGGACCTTGTTCGAACTGCTAACCCTTAGTGGCGCACAAGTAGGTTCTGATTGGACGTCAACTTTGAGAAAACGTCATCACTTCAGGAAGGCGTTTATGGAGTTTGAGGCGGAAGCGGTTGCCAAATTTAGCGAGAAAGAGATAAATGCAATAAGCATTGAATACAAGGTAGATATAAGCAAAGTGAGAGGTGTTGTGGAGAATGCAACAAAGATCCTCGAGGTCAAGAAAACCTTCGGGTCACTAGAGAGATACCTTTGGGGTTTTGTGAACCATAAGCCCATCTCCACGAATTACAAGCTAGGCCACAAGATTCCTGTCAAGACATCGAAGTCGGAGAGCATAAGTAAAGACATGGTTCGTCGAGGCTTCCGGTTCGTGGGTCCCACTGTGGTTCACTCCTTCATGCAAGCCGCTGGTTTAACCAATGACCACTTGCTCACTTGTTACCGTCACACTCCTTGCACTCTCCTCATTACTAATCCTTaatttttgtctttattttctatttgacttaattgaaagttttttttttttttaactttctggTGATTTGTGCACAACAAATGTAGGTGTAGGAGAAAATGGATtgagtgttttttaaaaaaaattggtaatgTAAGATAAACCAGCtggtttaatttgtttttttttatttacttttgtgtGAGTATTTTTCACATGTATAAGGTTTTTTATGTATGTGTGGTGTCACAATTTGAAATAGTAATTGATTTTCATCGGATTAACCTTATCTTATATGACAATAAGGAAATGCATTGAAAATTTGAATATCCTCttggtgttttaaaatttgtctTCAAAGAATAGTAGTATAAAAGTGATGAATTGGGGATTGATTTTTGTAGAAGCAAAAAGCATTATCATATTCACATAGCATGTGATGCTTCTCTGTCACCAATAATGATTGGATGACTTTAGTGGATGCCATGATGGGACTGGTCATTGCCCATAATCTGTTTTTCCCCAACTCCAAGTTTAACTTCTTTTTACTCTTTTCCCAAGTATCAACAACAACGCTCCTCCCTCGTGGTATATTGACGATTTCCAAAAGTTTTAGTGGAAGATGTGATACTTTAATTTAAGGATGTGTTATTCTTGTTATAAAACAGAGTACTCtacaaagttttgttttaaattccATAAGTGCGAGAAtgggaaaaggaaaaaaagatcAAATATGAGAAGAGAACACATGAGACTGAAACAGCGATGCATGAGATTCCTACTTTCTTCAACACGTAAAAGTGAGAGTGTGTGAACTTATTAAAGACTGAGCTAATGGAGTTATGGGCCAAATCTCTTCTTATATCTAAACCCATTTCATCTGGTCCCTTTACGGCCAGTTTAACGGCGTAAATGTGCCTCAGGCCCGGTAATGACGAATCTAGAAAAGCAGTGGATGCGATCTAAAGATTTATAACTTGATGAACAGAAGTGCGGTAGATTAATATCAAGTGCCATATATTGCAACTTTTATAACGAACATGTTTATATATTCACTAACAATTAACAAACAATAACGGCCAATTAAATCAAAGTAATAAACACAAAGATAAATAAACAGCTAAAGACAGGTAGAAGGAGCAAAAGTCAAAGTTGAGGCCACAATATCAAACTCCCACAAATAATTCTGCTGCATTATATTCCCAATGACATTAGTCCCCGGCTCTCCCGCCGACACAAACCCTAAACACTTGACTCCTGACGCAGCATCTATTAGGTAACTTCTACGATGCGGCTCAAAACGCGCACCGCCCTTGAAATGAAACGTCAACTGCGGCAGCTTGCTCTGGTTG contains these protein-coding regions:
- the LOC106377484 gene encoding DNA-3-methyladenine glycosylase 1-like: MSRTETVGLTRRGMLQSSSCNRLVNCSESFKRDSVISNGGSAKVRGSLECKKSKSFKEGESYPSCLITEAPGSIAAVRREEVAAQQALRKLKIAHYGRSKSTLSNFNSSKVVPLINPQPHSQRCSFLTPTSDPVYVAYHDEEWGVPVHDDKTLFELLTLSGAQVGSDWTSTLRKRHHFRKAFMEFEAEAVAKFSEKEINAISIEYKVDISKVRGVVENATKILEVKKTFGSLERYLWGFVNHKPISTNYKLGHKIPVKTSKSESISKDMVRRGFRFVGPTVVHSFMQAAGLTNDHLLTCYRHTPCTLLITNP